In the Silene latifolia isolate original U9 population chromosome 1, ASM4854445v1, whole genome shotgun sequence genome, gggaacattaatcccaacgatcatatcgcaactagagggcttatagctcacccctagtatccgataggaccaagactctcacaatcgaacaatacaaggcattatcaagaatatgactctCACATATAaccatttaataataatgactcatacttgtcttaagcagataaatatttcattttataatttatcatgccggttaaataaaatataatgaatgacaacgaataatttacgttatataagATTACGGAATAAAATGGAACGAGCATAAGCGGCTCATTCATGAGCCCACTACAAAACTTGAGATTGGCCCAACAATTAAATCATATGATAAGTCCAACAAATCACTCATGTAAAAACCAACCATTAAATCATGTGAAACCCAAACAATTGATCATGAGAGAAATATATGTATAAAAGTAGTGTACAACATTTAACGGATTTCATTATATAAAATACAAGACGGAGATTTAAACGAATCATACATACTAAATTTGGCGCCGAGAGCACCCATAATATGAGTATGGCCCAAACTACAAGTCAAGCCCAATAATTAGAATATAATGAGCCCGACTTTTAATGTCAAATAAGCCCAATTGAAATAATAAGTAAACTAAATATAAACGAGTTGTGTTAtataaatatgagacggaaattaaattaattccAATGACTAGCATTGCACCAAAAGCGGACTATCTCCACGACTCAAGGACCCAATCCACGGCCCAACTATGAGCCATCTAAACTATCCATTCCAGCCGCTCTCCCCCCCCTCAAAACAGCCACCAACCAACTCCTACAACTACTCCCCCACGGCTAACACTCAACCTGTTTAACAGTCCCAAGTACCGTGCCAAACACGTCCAACCACACTGTCAACTACAACCACCACGACTCCAAACCCGCAGCCATACCCGGTACTCGATCATAAAACGCTACCCTCAGCTAGACCATTTCAAACCGCCACCGAGACCCGACTCAAGACTGCCCGCAACCACCATACTAACTGCTCATAACCACCATATCAACCCTCCCCAAAACAGAGTCCAAACCCGTCCAAAACAGAACCAGAAGACGCATGAAAACCGAACCCAAAAACAGTCCTAAAGCGTGTAACGAGACCACCCCAAAACTGGACTCAAGCGACCACGATCACGAATCCATATGAGCCATAAACCGAGCTCAACCACACCAGGCTCATAACGGAATCTCGGGCTCAAAACAGTCCCGTTTCAAAACACCATTCAAGACGAAAAACATCATACAAACGCCAAACAATATAAAGGTTTAAACTTTAATAATCAAGAACATTTAAAAGGACAaataagacggaaatttcgacgattgtcgagtaacctatcaccgttacctgtctTTGATCTCTTAAACGTCCAAAAGTACGAACCTTTCTTCAACCTTCAGCTTAAAAGAGGGAAAAACGAGTCGATTAAGACAAGAAACCGAGTTGTCATTTGAGACGGTATTTTCGAACTTCTACAAAATCAAGACTTTATTACCTTaaaatgaggaggaagaagagaggaagctaAAGGTGTAAAAATCatgaaatttggttgagaaacgaggGAGATAACGGAGgttgaaggaggcggaaatggtggttggcgtTTGATTATTCTTTCTTCTTTgcgtttttgttgttgttctttTTTCGCAGAAAGGAAGAAGAAGGGAAATGGGGGGTGGGTCATACCGATGGTACTACTACCAACTAcactatatataataataataataataataataataataataataataataataataataagagatattttgaatgtgttgttggtttttaaTTGGTCCAAATTAAAGTAGGTACAacatgaaatgtgacggtctaaagtttagacggaaattaagacggagGTTAAGATTAttacagtcattattattatccgaccaaaaatacgtatacatatattattatataaattgtgccttaaaaatataatttaatcgtacgtatttttataaaaatgagcttttatataatacgtttataaaaatcttgtttgacataaaataaattaaattgaacaattcaaaaatatttaataaagtaattcaaatggcttaataaattttaaatgtcaaaatgggaaattcgcgggtgttacattgtTACTTGTTTTCTCCATGACAATTCTCCATATATGTTTCTCTATTGTTGTTCATTGTTAATACTCATAGTTTGTTTATAGTCTTGTGCTGTGTCCATCTAATTAATCTAAATTCAAGTTTTTAGTCTtaaatcccttctcttgggttcgacccttacatccctttactactattcttaattgcatagtgtagagctaagtttggtttataaattgttaatttggtaggttaattctagtattttacgacacctagtttaTTGCTATCAGGAACCATGGATGAAACGTGGGAATTGGTTGTTTCATCCATGGTGAAACGTAAAATATGGACGTTTGGCCATGGAGGAACAATGGATTTGGCCGTTTGCCCATGGACAAACGTTGGGTTTGGTCGTTTGGCCATGGTTAAACGTGGGTAATGGGCGTTTGACCATGGTTGAACGTAAGTTTTGACcgtttggccatggtcaaacGTATGTTTTGGCCGTTTGGCCATGTTGAAATTCGACTTTCATCCGTGGTCAAACAATAAGATTCAACTTTTGTCCATGGTCAAACGTTAAGAATCAACTTTTGACCATGGTAcgtttaacttttttttttaaaaaccgtaTTTTTTGCTATTATTtgccgatttttttttttactttataaGCTTTTTAGTCGATTAACATGTTTTCTAacaacttttattttattaatgcAGATGGGAGATCGAAATGAGAGAGGAAAGGCCATCATGCAAGCTCCGCCTCCGCCAAACGTACACGACTGTACCGATGGGCGGATTGTTACGATATCAAAGCGTCGTTTGCTTGTTAAGCAGGCCCACCAACAACCACCGCCACTTCGAGAGACGTCTCGCATGGTTATGATGCCTACTTCCGATCACGTCCGTAGTGATTCGGAGGAGGTGAGGTCACGGGAGGTTGCTGGTAGTTACCGGCATGATAGAGAGGATGAGCCGTCGGATGATGGTTCCGAGGAGGAGGATGCTAGAGAGTATCGGGTCCAAGAGAACCCATCATCGCAGAGATTGTTGAGTCAGAGGTTGGGCCGGGATCGTAGAGGACGCTATTCGAGTGTTAGAGAGACGTCCCCTAGCACGGATAGGTCGAGGAGGCCGAGGAGGGATAGTTCTTGGATCTGAGAGAGCCCGTTCCTGGTGGTCCTAGTAACATTGGCATCTTACGAAGTTTTGGTGGACACGTTGCGTTCAACTGTTGGTCGGATCCTAACCCGGAGAATATGAGGTCGTGGATCAAGCTCTACGAGAGGCCGAAAGCTgtgagggagattagggagataTGGCTCAGTGAGGCTGTTGCCGCTAGGGTAGAGGCGAGCGGGCTTGGGATTTTGAGGGAGTGTTTTACCATCGGTCTAGACGATAACCTCCTTAGTGCTTTTATCGAGAGGTGGCACCCGGATACtaacactttccatatgccttttggagagattagtATCATGCTCCATGATGTCCAGCATATTCTTGGGATACCTGTTAGTGGTGAGCGGGTGCATGTGGACGGTTTGGCCGAGGCTGATGATAGTGGTCTGAGGGGGAAGATTGCGAGGTTTTATGGAGTTTATTTGTCTGATGTTGTACCATCGCGCTATAAGAATGGCGGTTTACTTACATCAGATTTGAGGAATGTTGTTTACCTAGGGAACGAGCATGACTCGTTACGGGCTTACCTCTTGATTTTACTGGGTCATACTCTTTTCATGGATAAGAGTGGTGATAGGGTGTCCGCTcttgcccttgtttgatagtCTTGATCGGGTTAGTTCCTATGCTTGGGGTGCCGCTTGTTTGGCTTACTTGTATCGACAGTTAGGATAGCATCGCGCCGAGATAGTACTGGTGTTAGTGGGTGTCTACCATTACTCCAGGCATGGATATACGAGTACTTTCCCAGGTTCCAACCCGGCGGTGGATTCTTTTTTGAGGACCGTCCTCTAGTTGAGGCTTGGGCCAGCTTGCCTCGGGCTAAGGGCGATTCTCATACTTTTCAGATGTATCGTCATAGTTTGGACGATCTTAGGTCGGAGCATGTCCGATGGTTGCCCTACGGGAACCGTCCCCAGGGAGCTTGCAGAGTATCGCTTTACTCGGGTTTTATCAGGCATCTTGATATAGTAGAGCCGTACCAGCCGGATCGGTGCATGCGCCAGTTTGGATATATTCAGGCTATTCCACTCCCGATGCCTATTCCGATTGTTGAGTCTCGGGCCGCGAACGGGAATTACAGGCTGGACTTCGGGCAAGAGCCTGATAAGACATGGGGGAGCGAAAATTCCATCACACCGTTACGAAAACTGTCAAGGAAAGCATATATGCTTTTCGAGTATGGTGATGGATACATGACTTGGTATGCGGAGATTTCACACCCCTATCTGTATCCCCCCTCACACCGCCTCCATTTTCGGTCTGTCGAGTTTCATGAGGAGCCGGAGGTCGCCCTAGCTCTTAGTCGTAAATTCAAAAACGTCTTCCAGCAAACTAGTGAGGAGGCCTAGAGAGATACTCTAGAGGATTTGTTTGCGGACATGCGTCTCTACAGAAGATGTGTATGACGactagtttgtttttattttttatggaTTATGTTTGTATGGTGATGTTTGTCTCTTTGTTCGGATTATGTTTGTATGGATATTTTAATATCTTTGTATGgataatttttatggttttttttttgttttcattaatttaattttagtaatctttttatTGATCGATCCCGTGGTTAAACTATACAAATTAAAACGTAGTTAACGGAAATTAAACGTACCCGAGAACTTAATTTTTAACACGATACATTTTAACAGTAGGACATAATACAGAGACaacacttaataaggtaaaacataaattgaaaatacaacgggaattaatacgtaattaaatgGAAATGAAACGACGACATAAATTgaaaatacaacttaattaaaacgtaattaaataactatcgaacttaattatcttccgatgatgaagatgacgattcctGATCTTGTTCATAATCTTGAgcctcaatttcttcaggttggcTAGCAACATATTGATCCAACAAATCAGTGACGTAGAGTCTGACATTTCCTAGGTTGAACACTCTACCGACACATAATTCTGATAATCTTGCGTAATCGAGCACGGTAAGGATGCACTCAAAATAGACAAAGAGATCACTTCTTAACCTGCGAAACCCCCACATCTTCTCGGTTAATGTTTCATCAGAAACAACCTCATCAGTAACTGCTGGAGTTAGTATGTGATCCGGGTTTCCGGATAAGATGATACAAAGGCTACCAAGTGGAGGATTTTCAAGCAAGTGCCATACATTGGCACTAGGAACCACTAATTCAAGTAGAGAAACTAACACTGGTAAATCCGCAACAATTTGATCGATTCTTAGTTGATAAGCTCTGATTTTCTGAgtatttgtgagaaccattttagtattgtagtgagtgaataggattggatgttgtgattgaaattgacaTAGAATGGGCTATTTATAAGAAGTCGGTTGAAAACGGTTAATTTTGAATTGTAACGATTATTTTTAAATTGTAACGGTtaattttgaattgtaacggttatttttgaattgtaatggttttttttttaattgtaacGGTTAATTTTGAATTGTAAaggttatttttgaattgtaacggttagatttttgaattgtaacggttacaTTCCCTCCATTTTGTCCTAAATCTCAACTATATTAACATATTCATCTTCTTCTAATTTtcactcatcttcatcttcttctatttttcacttctattttcttcttcatctctctACTTATGTCGACATCATCCTCAATGTAGAGAAACCACCCAATTGAAGACCTTAATTTTAAGAATCAATGTTGCAATCGTTGTGGCAAAAACGCTATCATCAAGATTTTCGGGTCAATTAATAATTCAATGAAAGCGTATTTTAAGCGTTTAGATTGCAATAATTTTGTGTCGTGGTTGACTGAAGATCATTTGACAATAACAAAAAGGTTGAAGATAACATGTgaagatgaaggtgatgatgcatcaagtgtaaatgtcatgaaagaGCAAGTGATAAGTTTAAAACAAGAGATTTCGGGTTTGTCaaggatgatgaagttttatttcaattgtatcttgtatttgtttgttttccttATGTTAGCCATTGTTATGAAGTAGTAAGTATTTGCAAAAATTTCCAAATTTGTATCAGTTGTTATGAATTCCAAAAATTTCAGACTTAGTAACATGAGATAACTGAACTTAATATATTACACAAGTGAACTTAATAGTTTTTTCAATCCGAACAACTATTAATTGAGATAACTGTCGCACTATCAGAATTTCGGCTTCTACGACGTCTTCTCGGGGTCTCTCTCGTGAATGCTTGCCAATTCTAAATGTTCTGTTGGTACAAAGTATCTAGGTGAGCAACACTAGCATCTCGGTAGGTCAACCAAGCGAGCTCAAGTGGCGGTATAGGCAGACTCTCAGGGGGGCCTCTAGAATGCAACCGCATCCAATGGCTATGGTGTAGGACAATCCACAAAATACCATACGGTAGTCGGCCTTCCGTTCGGGTCTTCAAAGGCATGATAGTATTGCAACTTCCTTCCCAAACATTCTTCCCGTCCGACCCTCGTGTATGACCAATCACACATATCGTCCAGTTGAAAAGCGTTGCAAAAACTAGCAAATTGTCACTACACATCCAATGGTCTGGCTCACAACTAATCTGCTCAAAAAACTCAACTCGTCGAAGTCCTTCCTCAAACCCTGTCATACCGGTGGTTGGTGATCGATAAACTCCAAACAACTCTCTGTATATATCGTCGCTCCTCATCTCCCTTGAACACCATTCCCGCATAACTATATAATCTGTCTCTTAGCCCCGCTGGGCATGAGATACTACCCAAAACCCACAATGACCGTCATCTCCAACATCCATCTAACCATCGAAGTGGCTCCACAGAACCTCAGGAACACCCCACCGTTTGGCCCATGATGATATAAGGCCAATGGTAAAGTTCCTTCCCAAACGAGCACCGGGAGGTCCTGATTCGAAATCACCAAgtctttgttgtgattgatctACATTTGTTGAACCGTGAGTACTTGGTGTCCCGAACTTCCTTTATGCATGCTCGAAACCCAACTTATTTCTAGTTGTTGAACCTCTCGGACGGCCTTTCGGTTTCTCATTAATAGGGAGTGGCAAAATCTTTTGGTCCTCCGGGTGGGAGAAATCACGCAACAAGTCTATGACCGCCCTTAGTTTAACCGAGTCACTGTTTCTCACACCGTCAACTAATTCCTCAAACAAATCACCATCATTTTTCGGCATTTGTTGAGAAATATCATACACCAATGTCTTCGAAAAGACATGAATATCCTCGAGATGGACCCCCCTACCTCTTTTGTGCAAAGATACCAAATTGCATGTACAAGGTAATCCATGAGTCGTTCGTAGCACGTGTCGGCATCCATCCACCAACCCGATACCCAATCCAAGGCCTCTCAAAAGTTCTTTCTCCATTAACTCTATGGCCTTATTAGAAACGTTCCCTTGCAATAAGGAGAAAGTACGGGATGTTATCCTTGGTTTACCCATTTCATCTTCGAGTTCTTTCTTAATCTTGGAGTGTTGACCTTCTAGCATGCCGTGGATACGGGACCACATGGTGTCAAGTGTGAGATGACTTGATTTCAACCAAGCCTTCAATAGAGAATGTGCTGACTCAATATGTAAAGTTGTCGTGTTACCAAAATGGAAGACCTCATTTGTATAGCATAAAACGAACTTCCCTGCGTGTTCACCCCAATCTCTCCGTATATAATCGGACATACATATCCACTTACGACTGAAACACACCCATGCGTGCTGAAACGCTTCCTCGGTAACTGCATTGATCACCTTATTCCAACCGTCTTCTGGATTTGTGATGATATGTGACCTCATACCCTCAGTACTGTATAATGTCAAGGCTTTTGCATTGATGGCTTTGTTCACATGCCATCGACACAACAAATGATCAACCCCGGAAATCTTTGAGCGTTGATCAAACCCAATTCCCGGTTGGTGACAAAAACAGAAGGGGACGCTCCGGTGACATCTAAAATGTCAGCTAACTTCTTCAACAGCCACTTGTAATTCTCTTCAGACTCGGTAGGAATCATCGAACATGCAATTAAGAAGGACGATCCCGTGGGTGTGACACCAACCATCTCAATGAGTGGATTCTTGTAAGTGTTGGTTTTATAAGTCGAATCCATGATAGCCACGTAAGGATAAGCCCGGAACAACTTCACAGAATCAGGATGTGCCATGAAAATGTGAGTCAACTCTTTTGACTCGGAATCAATCTCGTGCCAATGGACGTATTTCGCTTCTACCGCTAGAGCCAACATTTGCTGAGCGGTGTTTATTTCAACCCTAACTTCTTTcctaattttccttgtttcatTATATAGTTGAATGCTTGACGGTTGAGGTTTTTCGGGGGTTTTCAAATGAAGACCATTTTTAATATCCCTCGGTAGAACCCCGACCATTGTTTGTTGCCTAACATATGCCTTCTCTTACGCGTCCAATCCTGCAAACTGCCAATCCCCATCCTTATAAACGGCTACGTTGTGGTTGTGTATTCCACCACCCTCGGAGGTTACAATGTTCCACACTATCGTCACTTGATCATTTTTAGACACAAAATTTTGAACGGCACGAATTCGAAACTTGCATGAACACTTCTGCGACCTCCTTGGTTTTTCAAGATCATCCGATCGTTTTGGTAACCCATGTCTTTTACATCGAAAATAACTTGCCAATAACCCGttcttttttcaatttttagctccgttatttgctttaaccaaagcaaaCCAATTCTCGAATGCGACTTTATTAGCCCAATTACAAGCATCGTCACGCATTTCGAAATCTATAGTAGTCtcgaacaacgggttgtaatcaaTTGAATTCTCGCCAAAAGTCTCCCACGAATCCTGTTACAAGCAATATGGACTATagtaagacaataaaaaacaTTCATAACCTAAATAAATTGCgtaaaacgaaagaaaaacaaGATAAAACGAGTAATTCATGGCAAAAACACGAGACTCAACAATCGACCATGGCCAAACATTACTTTCCAACATTCGACCATGGCCAAACAAGGAAAACCAACGTTCAACCATGGCCAAACAATGAAACTCAACGTTCAACCATGCCCAAACATTGATTTCCAACGTTCAACCATGGCCAAACAATggattccaacgtttggaccatggcaaaCGTGGAAATCCATCGTTTGGTCCATGGTGAACGTTGATTTCCAATGTTTGGACCATGGTGAACGTGCatttccaacgtttggaccatggGCTGAACGTTAGTTTCCAACTTTGGTCAATGGTTCAACTTTCGGGGGACAAATTTCAAATTTACGCAGAAAAATTAAAATTTCGCTACTACTAAGTTAATACGTGAAGTAAATCAACTATCGAATAGAATTAACGATgcgcaaaaaaaattgaaaattaagCAAATAttgaagcgattaagttgtttacGTACCGGTGAATTGGGATCCATcatgttgttaattgttgttgttggtttttttttttaatttagttgaatttgagaggaaatttttttagagagagaaagtggaagggcagttatcgtcttttttatgaaaaacgtcgtcgatataaatcagcccccATTTTAATAAAGTTTGGTGATGACGTTTACTACAGAGGGGGTGGAGGTGGTTGTAATGAGCATGTTAATTGCAGTTATGATGGTTGGATTTGCGGTGCCAAAGAGCATTAGAGAATATAATACTTCTTTTATTAAACCTTCTTTTATTGGGCTATTCTCTTCTATTGGGTCCGTCCTATGTTATAGGACGGTCCAATAAAAGAACCGCTATAAGATGGTAAAAAGGTTTGGGCTGATTTTTCTGATCAAGCCCAGACTAGCCCGCATGTTTGGCTTGATTTTTCTGTAACACCcctttcttacccggccaaggtaattaggaaatgttaccgtctcggtttcccgaggcagtgaaatcggaattacaattaagaaactttattaaatgaataacaagtttagttattacaaacataatctaatgaagaaatgaagtataactcgtctatgactatgtcaTCCATATTACACTACTCGACTCCCGAGTCCACAGCGtggcccaaatcccgatcacgttAACAAGCAAACCTgcacttaacctgctccccatatgatcggaaatatcatatggatcgacacaggccatcccggaaataggtgacaattacacagacagacaaacgttagtttcaataaataattgaagtgtgactcaactcaaactgtgtgagtatgcaacatgaccaTGATATGAATAACATGCTATCAAACAATCACCACCACGGTATCGAGACACGCCCAGGCATACCGAAAACCACACTGGTacagggacacgcccagacgtaccaacaaccacaaacaggtatcgggacacgcccagacgtacagGGTCCGGAAACCAACCGGATCCCTTACCAGgtgtcgtgtctcaaccacactagtccctccgtaactcaagccattaatgtgcacatccctcttggagtgggaagctccaagaggtgacccgagcgtgagacggtctcccaaccgcctcacgtctccATAACAGGAAGTAAGCCACcaagtcctccgacatacaagacaatacaataaatgcaagataccgtataatatgccaattaccgactcattcaatgcaaatgaataacatatgactcatttaacaATTAGACAAATTATTAAAACTGaataggataaacctaccttttagcaaatcccgCTAAACAATAAAGCAACCGGAGATAAATATGCTCCTCCATAAAATCGACACCtaattacgataattaaatataaatactaactaaactaattaaattaaatacgaattcaactaattaaataaaaaaatccgtcttaaagCTATTTAAATCCCGACTCGTGCCCACACCCGACTCCCTCCTAGAACCACCACCTTCGCTGCCAGCGTGGatcaccaccaccaccggccATGGTGGTCCACGGCCAGACCTAACACCAtggcaacaacaacaagacaCGACAACCAAAACACCAACACGACACACACAAACCCGCATCA is a window encoding:
- the LOC141587025 gene encoding protein MAINTENANCE OF MERISTEMS-like, with the translated sequence MRSWIKLYERPKAVREIREIWLSEAVAARVEASGLGILRECFTIGLDDNLLSAFIERWHPDTNTFHMPFGEISIMLHDVQHILGIPVSGERVHVDGLAEADDSGLRGKIARFYGVYLSDVVPSRYKNGGLLTSDLRNVVYLGNEHDSLRAYLLILLGHTLFMDKSVRIASRRDSTGVSGCLPLLQAWIYEYFPRFQPGGGFFFEDRPLVEAWASLPRAKGDSHTFQMYRHSLDDLRSEHVRWLPYGNRPQGACRVSLYSGFIRHLDIVEPYQPDRCMRQFGYIQAIPLPMPIPIVESRAANGNYRLDFGQEPDKTWGSENSITPLRKLSRKAYMLFEYGDGYMTWYAEISHPYLYPPSHRLHFRSVEFHEEPEVALALSRKFKNVFQQTSEEA
- the LOC141587034 gene encoding protein FAR1-RELATED SEQUENCE 5-like — its product is MVGVLPRDIKNGLHLKTPEKPQPSSIQLYNETRKIRKEVRVEINTAQQMLALAVEAKYVHWHEIDSESKELTHIFMAHPDSVKLFRAYPYVAIMDSTYKTNTYKNPLIEMVGVTPTGSSFLIACSMIPTESEENYKWLLKKLADILDVTGASPSVFVTNRELGLINAQRFPGLIICCVDGM